A genome region from Pseudomonas pergaminensis includes the following:
- the hutG gene encoding N-formylglutamate deformylase: MDKVLNFKQGRVPLLISMPHAGLHLTPAVKAGLIPEAQSLPDTDWHIPALYDFAEALGASTLSAEYSRFVIDLNRPSDDKPLYAGATTGLYPATLFDGVPLFREGHEPSEEERVTYLQKIWGPYHRTLQEELARLKAEFGYALLFDAHSIRSVIPHLFDGKLPDFNLGTFNGAACDPTLASQLEAICATHPQYTHVLNGRFKGGHITRHYGDPAQDIHAVQLELCQSTYMEEVEPFRYRPDLAEPTRVVLKQLLDGLLAWGQQRYG; encoded by the coding sequence GTGGATAAGGTTCTGAACTTCAAACAAGGTCGCGTGCCGCTGCTGATCAGCATGCCCCACGCCGGTCTACACCTCACACCCGCCGTCAAGGCTGGGCTGATCCCCGAGGCGCAAAGCCTGCCGGACACCGACTGGCACATTCCTGCGCTGTACGACTTTGCCGAGGCACTGGGTGCCAGCACCTTGTCGGCTGAATATTCACGGTTTGTGATCGACCTGAACCGGCCATCCGACGACAAGCCGTTATATGCCGGCGCCACCACCGGCCTCTACCCGGCGACGCTGTTCGATGGCGTGCCCTTGTTTCGTGAAGGGCATGAGCCGTCTGAAGAAGAGCGCGTGACCTACCTGCAAAAAATCTGGGGCCCGTATCACCGAACCTTGCAGGAAGAGCTGGCGCGGCTCAAGGCTGAGTTTGGCTATGCACTGTTGTTTGATGCGCACTCGATCCGCTCGGTGATCCCGCACCTGTTCGACGGCAAGTTGCCGGACTTCAACCTCGGCACCTTCAACGGCGCCGCCTGTGATCCAACGTTGGCCAGCCAGTTGGAAGCCATCTGCGCCACGCATCCGCAGTACACCCACGTACTCAACGGGCGCTTCAAGGGCGGCCACATCACCCGGCATTACGGTGACCCGGCGCAGGATATCCACGCCGTGCAGCTGGAGTTGTGCCAGAGCACCTACATGGAAGAAGTTGAGCCGTTCCGTTATCGCCCGGACCTGGCCGAGCCGACGCGGGTGGTGCTCAAGCAATTGCTCGACGGGTTGTTAGCCTGGGGGCAACAGCGTTACGGCTGA
- a CDS encoding purine-cytosine permease family protein translates to MAANDTTPLIERRSIDYIPEAERHGRLFSQFTLWMGANLQITAIVTGALAVVLGGDVFWSLIGLFVGQLIGGGVMALHAAQGPKLGLPQMISSRVQFGVYGAAIPIVLVCLMYLGFTATGTVLSGQALGQLFGVSDSTGILIFASVIVLVTVLGYRVIHFIGRVASVIGVIAFVYLFSRLISQTDVGALLQIRHFSWSSFLLAVSLAASWQIAFGPYVADYSRYLPSTTSSVKTFFAAGAGSVVGAQVAMVLGVFAAAMSNGQFAGHEVAYIVGLSGTGATAALLYFSIAFGKVTISTLNSYGSFMCIATIISGFRGRLEVTRLQRLVFVLVIVGTATLIALLGQHSFLGAFKSFILFLLAFFTPWSAINLVDYYCITRERYDVPALADPNGRYGRWNLLGISVYVFGVLVQLPFISTKFYTGPLVAALGDVDISWIIGLVLPAALYYLCAKKWHGTVPDHLILPTEQGAIPRANGLAAQA, encoded by the coding sequence ATGGCTGCAAATGACACCACCCCGTTGATCGAAAGGCGTTCGATCGACTACATCCCGGAAGCGGAAAGACACGGTCGTCTGTTTAGCCAGTTCACCCTGTGGATGGGCGCCAACCTGCAGATCACCGCGATTGTCACCGGGGCCTTGGCCGTGGTGCTGGGCGGTGATGTGTTCTGGTCGTTGATCGGGCTGTTTGTCGGTCAACTGATCGGCGGCGGCGTCATGGCGTTGCATGCGGCGCAGGGGCCCAAGCTGGGCCTGCCGCAGATGATTTCCAGTCGGGTGCAGTTCGGCGTGTATGGCGCGGCCATTCCGATCGTGCTGGTGTGCCTGATGTACCTGGGTTTCACCGCCACCGGCACGGTGCTGTCCGGTCAAGCGCTGGGCCAGTTGTTCGGGGTCAGCGACAGCACCGGTATTTTGATTTTCGCCAGTGTCATCGTGCTGGTCACGGTGCTGGGCTACCGGGTAATCCATTTCATCGGCCGAGTCGCCAGCGTCATTGGCGTGATCGCCTTTGTCTACCTGTTCAGCCGCCTGATAAGCCAGACCGACGTTGGCGCTCTCCTGCAAATCCGTCACTTCAGCTGGAGCAGTTTTCTGCTGGCGGTGTCGCTCGCGGCCTCCTGGCAGATCGCCTTCGGCCCTTACGTGGCGGACTACTCGCGTTACCTGCCGAGCACCACGTCATCGGTAAAGACTTTTTTCGCCGCCGGCGCGGGTTCGGTCGTGGGCGCTCAGGTGGCGATGGTCCTCGGCGTGTTTGCCGCAGCCATGTCCAATGGTCAGTTCGCCGGGCATGAAGTGGCCTACATCGTTGGCTTGAGCGGTACCGGCGCCACCGCTGCGCTGCTGTACTTCAGCATCGCGTTTGGCAAGGTCACCATCTCGACGCTGAACTCCTACGGCAGCTTCATGTGCATCGCGACCATCATCAGCGGCTTCCGTGGTCGCCTTGAGGTCACGCGCCTGCAGCGCTTGGTATTCGTGCTGGTGATTGTCGGGACCGCGACCCTGATCGCGTTGCTCGGCCAGCACTCGTTCCTCGGTGCGTTCAAGTCTTTCATCCTGTTCCTGCTGGCGTTCTTCACGCCCTGGAGTGCGATCAACCTGGTGGACTACTACTGCATCACCCGCGAGCGCTATGACGTGCCGGCACTGGCCGACCCCAACGGGCGCTATGGCCGCTGGAACCTGCTGGGTATCAGCGTGTATGTCTTCGGCGTGCTGGTGCAGTTGCCGTTCATCTCCACCAAGTTCTACACCGGCCCCCTCGTGGCCGCGCTGGGTGATGTGGATATTTCCTGGATCATCGGCCTGGTGCTGCCGGCGGCGCTGTATTACCTGTGTGCAAAAAAATGGCACGGCACGGTGCCCGATCACCTGATCCTGCCAACAGAGCAGGGCGCTATACCAAGAGCAAACGGGCTGGCTGCACAAGCCTGA
- a CDS encoding ABC transporter permease has product MFPESFTFSIADWVNGWVDSLVTNYGDVFRHISDTLLWAIVNLEGLLRAAPWWLMLAIVGGVAWHATRKVVTTAVIVGLLFLVGAVGLWDKLMQTLALMMVATVISVLIGIPLGILSARSNRLRSVLMPLLDIMQTMPSFVYLIPVLMLFGLGKVPAIFATVIYAAPPLIRLTDLGIRQVDGEVMEAINAFGANRWQQLFGVQLPLALPSIMAGINQTTMMALSMVVIASMIGARGLGEDVLVGIQTLNVGRGLEAGLAIVILAVVIDRITQAYGRPRHEASK; this is encoded by the coding sequence ATGTTTCCTGAGAGTTTTACGTTTTCCATCGCCGACTGGGTCAACGGTTGGGTGGACTCATTGGTCACCAACTACGGTGATGTGTTCCGGCACATTTCCGACACCCTGCTGTGGGCCATCGTCAACCTGGAAGGGTTGCTGCGCGCAGCGCCCTGGTGGCTGATGCTGGCCATCGTCGGCGGCGTCGCCTGGCATGCCACCCGCAAGGTGGTGACCACGGCGGTGATCGTCGGTTTGCTGTTCCTGGTCGGCGCGGTTGGCCTATGGGACAAGCTGATGCAGACCCTCGCCTTAATGATGGTCGCCACGGTGATCTCGGTGCTGATCGGTATCCCGCTAGGCATTCTTTCGGCACGCAGCAATCGCCTGCGTTCAGTGCTGATGCCGCTGCTCGACATCATGCAAACCATGCCCAGCTTTGTGTACCTGATCCCGGTGCTGATGCTGTTCGGCCTGGGCAAGGTCCCGGCGATTTTCGCCACGGTGATCTACGCCGCGCCACCGCTGATCCGTCTCACTGACCTGGGTATTCGCCAGGTCGACGGCGAGGTCATGGAAGCCATCAACGCCTTCGGCGCCAACCGTTGGCAGCAACTGTTCGGTGTGCAACTGCCGCTGGCGTTGCCAAGCATCATGGCCGGTATCAACCAGACCACCATGATGGCGCTGTCGATGGTGGTGATCGCCTCGATGATCGGCGCCCGTGGCTTGGGTGAAGACGTCCTCGTCGGCATCCAGACCCTCAACGTCGGCCGAGGCCTCGAAGCCGGGCTGGCGATCGTGATTCTCGCAGTGGTCATCGACCGCATTACCCAGGCCTATGGTCGTCCACGGCATGAGGCGAGCAAATGA
- the hutI gene encoding imidazolonepropionase — MKTLWQHFHVATMAQGKYSIIEDAAMVTADSLIEWIGPRSQVPTADYAQVHDLQGAWVTPGLIDCHTHTVFGGNRSGEFEQRLEGVSYAEIAAKGGGIASTVRATRAATEDELFASAEKRLRSLLRDGVTTVEIKSGYGLDLANERKMLRVAHRLGETLPVSVRATCLAAHALPPEYKDRADDYIEHICAEMLPALAAEGLVDAVDAFCEYLAFSTEQVERVFKVAQQLGLPVKLHAEQLSSLHGSSLAARYHALSADHLEFMTEEDAIAMAAAGTVAVLLPGAFYFLRETQLPPMDALRKHGVKIAIASDLNPGTSPALSVRLMLNMACTLFRMTPEEALAGATQHAATALGMGDTHGSLEVGKVADFVAWQIDRPADLAYWLGGELDKRVVRHGADVTV, encoded by the coding sequence ATGAAAACGCTTTGGCAACACTTCCACGTCGCAACCATGGCACAGGGCAAATACTCGATCATCGAGGATGCCGCCATGGTGACTGCCGATTCGCTCATTGAGTGGATCGGCCCCCGCAGCCAGGTACCCACGGCGGATTACGCCCAGGTGCATGACCTGCAAGGCGCGTGGGTCACCCCCGGGCTGATCGACTGCCACACCCACACGGTGTTCGGCGGCAACCGCAGCGGCGAATTCGAGCAACGCCTCGAAGGCGTCAGCTACGCCGAGATCGCGGCCAAGGGCGGCGGTATTGCCAGCACCGTGCGTGCCACCCGCGCCGCGACGGAAGATGAACTGTTTGCCAGCGCTGAGAAGCGCCTGCGCAGTCTGCTACGGGACGGCGTGACCACCGTAGAGATCAAGTCCGGCTACGGGCTGGACCTGGCCAACGAACGCAAAATGCTGCGCGTAGCCCATCGCCTCGGCGAAACGCTGCCGGTCAGCGTGCGGGCGACGTGCCTGGCCGCCCACGCGTTGCCGCCGGAGTACAAGGACCGCGCCGACGACTACATCGAGCACATCTGCGCCGAGATGCTGCCGGCCTTGGCGGCGGAAGGGCTGGTGGACGCGGTGGATGCGTTTTGCGAGTACCTGGCGTTCTCCACCGAGCAGGTGGAGCGCGTGTTCAAAGTCGCCCAGCAACTCGGCCTGCCGGTGAAGTTGCACGCCGAGCAGCTTTCATCGCTGCACGGCTCCAGCCTGGCCGCGCGTTACCACGCGCTGTCGGCGGATCACCTGGAATTCATGACCGAAGAAGACGCCATCGCCATGGCTGCCGCCGGCACCGTCGCGGTCTTGCTGCCGGGCGCGTTCTACTTCCTGCGCGAAACCCAGTTGCCGCCGATGGACGCCCTGCGCAAGCACGGCGTAAAAATTGCTATCGCCAGCGACCTCAACCCCGGCACCTCGCCAGCGCTGTCGGTGCGCCTGATGCTCAACATGGCGTGCACCCTGTTCCGCATGACCCCGGAAGAAGCGCTGGCGGGCGCCACGCAACATGCCGCCACTGCGTTGGGCATGGGCGACACCCATGGCTCCCTGGAAGTCGGCAAGGTCGCGGATTTTGTCGCCTGGCAGATCGATCGTCCCGCCGACCTGGCCTATTGGCTGGGTGGCGAGCTGGATAAACGCGTCGTGCGCCACGGCGCCGACGTCACTGTTTGA
- a CDS encoding quaternary amine ABC transporter ATP-binding protein, producing the protein MTTVSKIEVKNVFKIFGARSKDALAMVGQGKTKDQVLAETGCVVGVNDLSLSIGTGEIFVIMGLSGSGKSTLVRHFNRLIDPTSGAILVDGEDILQLDMEALRQFRRHKISMVFQSFGLLPHKSVLDNVAYGLKVRGETKQVCAERALHWIETVGLKGYENKYPHQLSGGMRQRVGLARALAADTDIILMDEAFSALDPLIRAEMQDQLLELQKTLHKTIVFITHDLDEAVRIGNRIAILKDGKLIQVGTPREILHSPADEYVDRFVQRRAAVV; encoded by the coding sequence ATGACTACTGTCAGCAAAATCGAAGTTAAAAACGTCTTCAAGATCTTCGGCGCGCGCTCCAAGGATGCGCTGGCCATGGTCGGGCAGGGCAAGACCAAGGACCAGGTCCTGGCCGAGACCGGCTGCGTGGTCGGCGTGAACGACTTGTCCCTGAGCATCGGCACCGGTGAGATCTTCGTGATCATGGGCCTGTCGGGTTCCGGCAAGTCCACCCTGGTGCGTCACTTCAACCGCCTGATCGACCCGACCAGTGGCGCGATCCTGGTGGACGGCGAAGACATCCTGCAGCTGGACATGGAAGCCCTGCGCCAATTCCGTCGACACAAGATCAGCATGGTGTTCCAGAGCTTCGGCCTGTTGCCCCACAAGAGCGTGCTCGACAACGTCGCCTACGGCCTCAAGGTGCGTGGCGAAACCAAACAGGTGTGCGCCGAACGCGCCCTGCACTGGATCGAAACCGTGGGCCTCAAGGGCTACGAAAACAAATACCCGCACCAGCTTTCCGGTGGCATGCGCCAACGTGTCGGCCTGGCCCGCGCGCTCGCGGCCGACACCGACATCATCTTGATGGACGAAGCCTTCAGCGCCCTCGACCCACTGATCCGCGCCGAGATGCAGGACCAGTTGCTGGAGCTGCAAAAGACCCTGCACAAAACCATCGTGTTCATCACCCACGACCTCGACGAGGCCGTGCGCATCGGCAACCGCATCGCGATCCTCAAGGACGGCAAGCTGATTCAGGTCGGCACACCTCGGGAGATCCTGCATTCGCCGGCGGATGAATATGTGGATCGGTTTGTCCAGCGGCGGGCGGCGGTGGTCTGA
- the hutH gene encoding histidine ammonia-lyase — protein sequence MSQAAKIIIANAPLRWQDVVAVARHGAVLELSGQAWARIDNAQAIVQRIVTSGERAYGVNTGLGALCNVSLKGEQLSQLSRNTLLSHACGVGPVLSDEQTRAIICAAIINYSHGKSGLHPQVVHSLLALLNHGITPQVPSQGSVGYLTHMAHVGVALLGVGQVSYQGRVVPAQEALSAEGLQPVVLGAKDGLCLVNGTPCMTGLSCLALADAHHLLQWADVIGAMSFEAQRGQIDAFDEEIIALKPHPGMQHVGMNLRALLDGSEVIASSKGIRTQDALSIRSIPQIHGAARDQVEHATRQIETELNSATDNPLVLGTPDHYRVVSQANPHGQSVALAADMLAIALAEIGSVAERRLDRLINPHVSGLPAFLVSNPGVNSGMMIVQYVAASLCGQNRQLAQPAVLDNFVTSGLQEDHLSMGTNAALKLHQVLANVTQILAIEYLLAAQAFEFLKDQRFGVGTDRAWRLLREVVPAYEQDRWLAPDIAAAAKLLKDTDLPNLH from the coding sequence ATGTCCCAGGCAGCAAAAATCATCATCGCCAACGCCCCGCTGCGCTGGCAGGACGTCGTCGCCGTCGCCCGTCACGGCGCGGTACTCGAACTCTCGGGCCAGGCCTGGGCGCGCATCGACAACGCGCAAGCCATCGTGCAGCGCATCGTCACCAGCGGTGAGCGCGCCTATGGCGTGAACACTGGCCTGGGTGCGCTGTGCAATGTGTCGCTCAAGGGCGAACAACTCAGCCAACTGTCGCGCAACACCTTGCTGAGCCATGCCTGCGGCGTCGGTCCGGTGCTGAGTGATGAGCAGACCCGCGCAATCATCTGTGCCGCCATCATCAACTACAGCCACGGCAAGTCCGGCCTGCATCCGCAGGTGGTGCACTCGTTGCTGGCGCTGCTCAACCACGGCATCACTCCGCAAGTACCGTCCCAGGGTTCGGTGGGTTACCTGACCCACATGGCCCACGTTGGCGTGGCTTTGCTGGGTGTGGGCCAGGTGAGTTACCAAGGCCGGGTCGTTCCGGCGCAAGAGGCATTAAGCGCGGAAGGTTTGCAGCCGGTGGTGCTCGGCGCCAAGGACGGCCTGTGCCTGGTCAACGGCACGCCGTGCATGACCGGCTTGAGCTGCCTGGCCTTGGCCGACGCGCACCACTTGCTGCAATGGGCCGACGTGATCGGCGCCATGAGTTTCGAAGCCCAGCGTGGGCAGATCGATGCCTTCGATGAAGAAATCATCGCGCTCAAGCCGCACCCTGGCATGCAACACGTGGGAATGAACCTGCGCGCCTTGCTCGATGGCAGCGAAGTGATCGCCAGCAGCAAGGGCATTCGCACTCAGGATGCGTTGAGCATCCGCTCGATCCCGCAGATCCACGGCGCGGCGCGCGACCAGGTGGAGCACGCCACACGCCAGATCGAAACCGAACTCAACAGTGCCACCGACAACCCGTTGGTGCTCGGCACGCCGGACCACTACCGCGTGGTGTCCCAGGCCAATCCGCACGGGCAGTCCGTCGCGCTGGCGGCGGACATGCTGGCGATTGCCCTGGCTGAAATCGGCTCGGTGGCCGAACGCCGCCTGGACCGCCTGATCAACCCGCACGTCAGCGGCTTGCCGGCGTTCCTGGTCAGCAACCCTGGGGTCAACTCCGGGATGATGATTGTGCAGTACGTCGCCGCCTCGCTGTGTGGGCAGAACCGCCAGTTGGCGCAACCGGCGGTGCTCGACAATTTCGTCACCTCGGGCCTGCAGGAAGACCACCTGAGCATGGGCACCAATGCCGCGCTCAAGCTGCACCAGGTGTTGGCCAACGTGACGCAGATCCTCGCCATCGAGTACCTGCTGGCCGCCCAGGCGTTTGAGTTCTTGAAGGACCAGCGCTTCGGCGTGGGCACCGACCGTGCGTGGCGCCTGCTGCGTGAAGTGGTGCCGGCCTATGAGCAGGACCGCTGGCTGGCGCCGGACATTGCGGCCGCCGCCAAGCTACTCAAAGACACCGACTTACCGAATTTACACTGA
- a CDS encoding amino acid permease — protein sequence MHQQEKGLKRGLSARHIRFMALGSAIGTGLFYGSASAIQMAGPAVLLAYLIGGAAVFMVMRALGEMAVHNPVAGSFGQYASTYLGPMAGFILGWTYAFEMIIVCLADVTAFGIYMGFWFPEVARWVWVLGIVFLIGGLNLCNVKVFGEMEFWLSLLKVGAIVAMILGGFGIMLFGIHSAGDTQASGLSNLWAHGGFMPNGIGGLIASFAVVMFAFGGIEIIGITAGEAKDPQRVIPKAINAVPLRILLFYVLTLFVLMAIYPWPQIGSQGSPFVQIFSNLGIGSAATILNIVVISAAVSAINSDIFGAGRMMYGLAQQGQAPKGFAQLSKHGVPWMTVVVMGAALLGGVVLNYLIPENVFLLIASIATFATVWVWLMILFTQVAMRRSMTKEQVAELKFPVPFWPYAPAAAIVFMLFVFGVLGYFPDTQAALLVGAVWIVLLVVAYLLWVKPAAGQAAKVHYDPALSHR from the coding sequence ATGCACCAGCAAGAAAAGGGTTTGAAACGCGGGCTAAGCGCCCGACATATTCGCTTCATGGCACTCGGTTCCGCGATCGGCACCGGGCTGTTCTATGGCTCTGCCTCGGCTATCCAGATGGCTGGCCCCGCTGTACTGCTGGCCTACCTGATTGGCGGCGCCGCCGTGTTCATGGTGATGCGCGCCCTCGGCGAAATGGCCGTGCACAACCCGGTCGCCGGCTCCTTCGGCCAGTATGCCAGCACCTACCTGGGGCCTATGGCCGGGTTTATCCTCGGCTGGACCTATGCCTTTGAAATGATCATCGTCTGCCTGGCCGACGTCACCGCCTTCGGCATCTACATGGGCTTCTGGTTTCCCGAGGTCGCGCGGTGGGTCTGGGTACTCGGCATTGTGTTTCTGATCGGCGGCCTGAACCTGTGCAACGTCAAAGTGTTTGGCGAGATGGAGTTCTGGCTGTCGCTGCTCAAGGTCGGCGCCATTGTGGCGATGATCCTCGGCGGCTTTGGCATCATGCTGTTTGGCATCCATTCGGCCGGTGACACCCAGGCCAGTGGCCTCAGTAACCTGTGGGCCCACGGCGGCTTCATGCCCAACGGCATCGGCGGCCTGATCGCCTCGTTCGCGGTGGTGATGTTTGCCTTTGGCGGCATCGAAATCATCGGCATCACCGCCGGCGAAGCCAAGGACCCGCAACGCGTGATCCCCAAGGCGATCAACGCGGTGCCGCTGCGTATCCTGTTGTTCTACGTGCTGACCCTGTTCGTGCTGATGGCCATCTACCCGTGGCCGCAGATCGGCAGCCAGGGCAGCCCGTTCGTGCAGATCTTCAGCAACCTCGGGATAGGCTCGGCGGCGACCATCCTCAACATCGTGGTGATCTCGGCGGCCGTCTCGGCGATCAACAGTGACATCTTTGGCGCCGGCCGCATGATGTACGGCCTGGCCCAGCAAGGGCAGGCACCCAAGGGTTTTGCGCAGTTGTCCAAACACGGCGTGCCGTGGATGACCGTGGTGGTGATGGGCGCGGCGCTGCTGGGCGGTGTGGTGCTCAACTACTTGATCCCGGAAAACGTGTTCCTGCTGATCGCCTCGATTGCCACGTTTGCCACCGTATGGGTGTGGTTGATGATCCTGTTTACTCAGGTTGCCATGCGCCGCTCGATGACCAAGGAGCAGGTCGCCGAGCTGAAATTCCCCGTGCCGTTCTGGCCCTATGCGCCAGCGGCGGCCATTGTCTTCATGCTGTTCGTGTTTGGTGTGCTGGGGTATTTCCCGGACACCCAGGCCGCCTTGCTGGTCGGTGCCGTGTGGATCGTGTTGCTGGTGGTGGCCTACCTGTTGTGGGTCAAGCCCGCAGCCGGCCAAGCGGCCAAGGTCCACTACGACCCGGCTTTGTCTCATCGTTAA
- the hutH gene encoding histidine ammonia-lyase yields the protein MNVTALNLIPGQLSLAQLRAIYQQPVTLSLDDSATAQIEASVACVEQILAENRTAYGINTGFGLLASTRIASEDLENLQRSLVLSHAAGVGEPISDALVRLVMVLKVNSLSRGFSGIRRQVIDALIALINAEVYPHIPLKGSVGASGDLAPLAHMSLVLLGEGKARYKGEWLEATEALKVAGLTPLTLAAKEGLALLNGTQVSTAYALRGLFEGEDLFAGALACGGLTVEAVLGSRSPFDARIHAARGQRGQIDSAAAYRDLLGDSSQVSQSHQNCDKVQDPYSLRCQPQVMGACLTQFRQAAEVLVVEANAVSDNPLVFAAEGDVISGGNFHAEPVAMAADNMALAIAEIGSLSERRISLMMDKHMSQLPPFLVGNGGVNSGFMIAQVTAAALASENKALAHPHSVDSLPTSANQEDHVSMAPAAGKRLWEMAENTRGILAVEWLAACQGLDLREGLKTSPKLEKARGILRDKVAFYDKDRFFAPDINAASELLATRCLNELVPAKLLPSL from the coding sequence ATGAATGTGACTGCGCTAAACCTGATTCCAGGCCAACTGAGCCTTGCCCAACTGCGAGCCATCTACCAGCAGCCGGTAACCCTCAGTCTGGATGACAGCGCCACGGCGCAGATCGAAGCCAGTGTGGCCTGCGTGGAGCAGATTCTCGCCGAGAACCGCACCGCCTATGGCATCAACACCGGTTTCGGCCTGCTGGCCTCGACCCGCATCGCCAGCGAAGACCTGGAAAACCTCCAGCGTTCCCTGGTGCTGTCCCACGCCGCTGGCGTCGGTGAGCCGATCAGCGATGCGCTGGTGCGGCTGGTCATGGTGCTCAAGGTCAACAGCCTGAGCCGTGGGTTCTCCGGGATCCGCCGCCAGGTGATCGACGCGCTGATCGCACTGATCAACGCCGAGGTGTACCCGCATATTCCACTCAAAGGTTCGGTAGGCGCCTCGGGCGATCTGGCACCTTTGGCGCACATGTCCCTGGTGCTGCTGGGCGAAGGCAAGGCGCGCTATAAAGGCGAATGGCTGGAAGCCACCGAAGCGCTGAAAGTTGCCGGCCTCACGCCGCTGACCCTCGCCGCCAAGGAAGGCCTGGCGCTGCTCAATGGCACCCAGGTGTCGACGGCTTATGCGCTGCGTGGCCTGTTCGAAGGCGAAGACCTGTTCGCCGGCGCCCTGGCCTGTGGCGGTCTCACCGTGGAAGCCGTGCTCGGTTCGCGCTCGCCGTTCGACGCACGCATTCATGCGGCGCGCGGCCAACGTGGGCAGATCGATTCGGCGGCAGCCTACCGTGACCTGCTCGGCGACAGCAGCCAGGTGTCGCAGTCGCACCAGAACTGCGACAAGGTGCAGGACCCGTACTCCCTGCGCTGCCAGCCACAAGTCATGGGCGCCTGCCTGACCCAGTTCCGCCAGGCCGCTGAAGTGCTGGTGGTCGAAGCCAACGCCGTGTCGGATAACCCACTGGTATTTGCCGCTGAAGGCGACGTGATCTCCGGCGGCAACTTCCACGCCGAGCCGGTGGCCATGGCGGCCGACAACATGGCGCTGGCCATCGCCGAAATCGGCTCGCTGAGCGAGCGTCGCATCTCGCTGATGATGGACAAGCACATGTCGCAACTGCCGCCGTTCCTGGTGGGCAACGGTGGGGTGAACTCGGGCTTCATGATCGCCCAGGTGACTGCCGCGGCACTCGCCAGTGAGAACAAGGCGCTGGCCCATCCCCATAGCGTCGACAGCCTGCCGACCTCAGCCAACCAGGAAGACCATGTGTCCATGGCCCCGGCTGCCGGCAAGCGCCTGTGGGAAATGGCCGAGAACACCCGTGGCATCCTCGCGGTTGAGTGGCTGGCCGCCTGCCAGGGCCTGGACCTGCGCGAAGGCCTGAAAACCTCGCCGAAGCTGGAAAAGGCGCGCGGCATCCTGCGCGACAAAGTGGCGTTCTACGACAAGGACCGCTTCTTCGCCCCGGATATCAACGCTGCCAGCGAACTGCTCGCCACTCGCTGCTTGAACGAGCTGGTACCGGCCAAGTTGCTGCCGAGCCTCTAA
- a CDS encoding ABC transporter substrate-binding protein, whose protein sequence is MKMHKTLLATLLSAGLLASAGAQAAGWCESGKPVKFAGLNWESGMLLTDILQTVLEKGYGCKTDSLPGNSITMENALSSNDIQVFAEEWVGRSEVWNKAEKAGKVVGVGAPVVGAIEGWYVPRYVIEGDAKRKLEPKAPDLKNIADLAKYASVFKDQEEPSKGRFYNCPAGWTCELDNSEMLKSYGLENSYTNFRPGTGPALDAAVLSSYKRGEPILFYYWSPTPLMGQVDLVKLEEKPGVDKSVSIKVGLSKTFHEQAPELVAVLEKVNLPIDLLNQNLGRMAKERIESPKLAKIFLKEHPEVWHAWVSDDAAKKIDAAL, encoded by the coding sequence ATGAAAATGCATAAGACCCTGCTGGCCACCTTGCTCTCTGCAGGTTTGCTCGCCTCCGCTGGCGCCCAGGCAGCCGGCTGGTGCGAATCCGGCAAACCGGTGAAGTTCGCCGGCCTGAACTGGGAAAGCGGCATGTTGCTCACCGACATCCTGCAAACCGTGCTGGAAAAAGGCTACGGCTGCAAAACCGACAGCCTGCCGGGCAACTCCATCACCATGGAAAACGCCCTGAGCAGCAATGACATCCAAGTGTTCGCCGAAGAATGGGTGGGCCGCAGTGAAGTCTGGAACAAAGCCGAGAAGGCCGGCAAAGTCGTTGGCGTCGGCGCCCCGGTCGTGGGCGCTATCGAAGGTTGGTACGTGCCGCGCTATGTGATCGAAGGCGACGCCAAACGCAAGCTGGAACCCAAGGCGCCGGACCTGAAAAACATCGCCGACCTGGCCAAGTACGCCTCGGTGTTTAAGGACCAGGAAGAACCGTCCAAGGGCCGTTTCTACAACTGCCCAGCCGGCTGGACCTGCGAGCTGGACAACAGCGAGATGCTGAAAAGCTACGGCCTGGAAAATTCCTACACCAACTTCCGCCCAGGCACCGGCCCGGCGCTGGATGCGGCGGTGCTGTCGAGCTACAAGCGTGGCGAGCCGATTCTGTTCTACTACTGGTCGCCGACGCCGCTGATGGGCCAGGTTGACCTGGTCAAGCTGGAAGAAAAACCCGGCGTGGATAAAAGCGTGAGCATCAAGGTCGGCCTGTCCAAGACCTTCCATGAGCAAGCCCCTGAGCTGGTGGCCGTGCTGGAAAAGGTCAACCTGCCTATCGACCTGCTGAACCAGAACCTGGGTCGCATGGCCAAGGAGCGAATTGAGTCGCCAAAACTGGCGAAAATTTTCCTCAAGGAACATCCTGAAGTCTGGCACGCCTGGGTGAGCGACGACGCAGCCAAGAAAATCGACGCGGCCTTGTAG